A genome region from Bombus pyrosoma isolate SC7728 linkage group LG14, ASM1482585v1, whole genome shotgun sequence includes the following:
- the LOC122574570 gene encoding stabilizer of axonemal microtubules 1-like isoform X2 produces the protein MQICTINPPECKQQQQQRQSVIEERSKIKINHDDCCNCCCCCTTPQRTCYKYVQPEVPKSFAPIRHYWKSGIPMDNNTTYRLSYWECPSAPVDPIPPRNWLVTGNGEISDETTYKNSYFEHLCVKPESPCIPCEKQWLGRGPIQDVTTQKHDYTWKSLPQIEPYKAENNLYCAPAPLLDDTTYKLSYYQSGCNLPTLSYAPIRKYVKPDIPMEDHTTYKLSYWPNKSMKEEPLWQRKEYSPPIEPVDGCTTYKLSYWPHSEKRRSPIILQPTENLLNAGCCTEDNTTYRLSYFGCGGDKRTPIRQPNNIQFSPCSLSYDTIHRMSFLGNWCVKQEPPIIPCDKQFLGRGPIQEVTTQKHDYTWKNIPLEPDARRADNLVPACTPIECCTTYRLSYLENDLKSLTPIHNYAPVRTCCLPDVPMEAETVMQLSYQPVECVDKVEKPWSERPPYQLPVTPMEDNTTYNKSYIPPGTLCL, from the exons ATGCAGATCTGTACTATCAATCC GCCCGAGTGcaagcaacaacaacaacaacgacaATCCGTCATTGAggaaagaagtaaaattaag ATAAATCACGATGATTGCTGTaactgctgctgctgttgtaCAACTCCACAACGTACATGCTAT aaatatgtgCAACCAGAGGTACCAAAGTCCTTTGCCCCAATTCGT cATTATTGGAAATCAGGTATACCAATGGATaataacactacataccgaCTCTCCTATTGGGAGTGCCCGAGTGCTCCTGTGGATCCTATCCCGCCTCGAAATTGGTTAGTGACCGGAAATGGTGAAATATCAGACGAAACAACATATAAA AACAGTTATTTTGAACACTTATGTGTAAAACCTGAATCACCCTGTATACCTTGTGAGAAACAATGGCTCGGTAGAGGTCCTATACAGGATGTTACAACTCAAAAACATGACTATACATGGAAGTCTCTACCACAAATAGAACCTTATAAAGCagagaataatttatactgTGCACCTGCACCGTTACTCG ATGATACAACATATAAATTAAGCTACTATCAGTCTGGTTGTAATCTACCTACGCTATCTTACGCTCctataagaaaatatgttaaacCAGATATTCCAATGGAAGACCATACAACGTACAAACTTAGTTAttggccaaataaatctatgaAG GAAGAACCTCTATGgcagagaaaagaatattcgCCACCTATCGAACCGGTGGATGGGTGCACAACTTACAAATTAAGTTACTGGCCACATTCAGAAAAAAGACGTTCACCAATCATACTTCAGCCAACTGAGAATCTTCTAAATGCTGGTTGTTGCACCGAGGATAACACAACTTACCGTCTGAGTTACTTTGGCTGTGGAGGAGATAAGCGAACTCCTATTCGGCAACCTAACAATATTCAGTTTTCGCCTTGTTCTCTGTCTTATGATACCATTCATCGA ATGAGTTTCTTGGGCAACTGGTGTGTTAAGCAAGAACCACCGATCATACCTTgcgataaacaatttttaggTAGAGGGCCCATACAAGAGGTAACCACGCAAAAACATGATTATACATGGAAGAATATACCATTAGAACCAGATGCTCGTCGCGCAGATAACCTTGTTCCTGCGTGTACACCTATCGAAT GTTGTACTACTTACAGACTTTCTTATTTAGAGAACGATCTTAAATCGTTAACACCTATTCATAATTACGCGCCAGTACGTACATGCTGCTTACCAGATGTTCCAATGGAAGCAGAAACTGTCATGCAGCTGAGTTATCAGCCTGTGGAGTGTGTGGATAAAGTTGAAAAACCATGGAGTGAGAGACCTCCTTACCAACTTCCAGTCACTCCTATGgaagataatactacatacaaTAAAAG TTACATTCCACCTGGTACATTGTGCCTGTAA
- the LOC122574980 gene encoding sericin-2-like, with translation MSAFQCNGNGDSSSSSGSGSSSGSSSGSSSGSNSGSDSSSSGSSSGSSSGSSSGSSSGSSSGSSSSSRVMMIESTMVLIIMVQVLFHNTIDSRISCDNCSVVEVMVSSNASDNSRRTMAAMVVAIVVATIAIMNKSDQWTGNSTDNDKGIDISNNAGTSNSY, from the exons ATGTCAGCGTTCCAATGTAATGGGAATGGCGATAGTAGTAGCAGTAGCGGTAGCGGTAGTAGTAGCGGTAGTAGTAGCGGTAGTAGTAGCGGTAGTAATAGCGGTAGCGATAGTAGTAGCAGTGGCAGTAGCAGCGGCAGTAGCAGCGGCAGTAGCAGCGGCAGTAGCAGCGGCAGTAGCAGCGGCAGTAGCAGCAGTAGca GGGTAATGATGATAGAATCGACGATGGTACTGATTATAATGGTAcaagtattatttcataatactattGACAGCAGAATTAGTTGCGACAATTGTAGTGTAGTTGAGGTGATGGTGTCCAGTAATGCTAGTGATAATAGTAGGAGAACGATGGCGGCGATGGTGGTAGCGATAGTGGTAGCAACGATAGCGATAATGAACAAAAGTGACCAATGGACTGGTAATAGTACTGATAATGATAAAGGAATCGACATTAGCAATAACGCTGGTACTAGTAATAGTTACTAG
- the LOC122574571 gene encoding peptidyl-prolyl cis-trans isomerase-like 1 isoform X1 has product MALTNISGIPDKHWQPPFVAFETTMGEIVIELYWKHVPITCRNFAELTRRGYYNGTKFHRIIRDFMIQGGDPTGTGKGGVSIYGECFDDEIHDDLKHTGAGVVSMANSGPNTNGSQFFITLAPTQWLDGKHTIFGRIHSGMTIVKRIGLVETDKNDRPVDDIKIVKGSIRNA; this is encoded by the exons ATGGCTCTCACAAATATATCTGGTATTCCTGATAAACACTGGCAACCACCATTCGTAGCATTTGAAACAAC TATGGGTGAAATAGTGATAGAACTCTATTGGAAACATGTACCAATTACTTGTAGAAATTTTGCTGAACTTACACGACGTGGTTATTATaatggaacaaaatttcaCAGAATTATTCGAGATTTTATGATACAAG gTGGTGATCCTACTGGAACTGGAAAAGGTGGTGTGTCTATTTATGGAGAATGTTTCGATGATGAAATACATGATGATTTAAAACATACCG GTGCTGGAGTTGTTTCCATGGCTAATTCAGGACCAAACACTAATGGATCACAGTTTTTTATCACATTAGCACCAACACAGTGGCTTGATGGAAAACATACAATTTTTG GAAGAATCCATTCTGGTATGACAATAGTGAAAAGGATTGGATTAGTGGAAACTGATAAGAATGACAGACCCGTTGAtgacataaaaattgttaaaggATCCATAAGGAATGCATAA
- the LOC122574570 gene encoding stabilizer of axonemal microtubules 1-like isoform X1 yields MQICTINPPECKQQQQQRQSVIEERSKIKINHDDCCNCCCCCTTPQRTCYKYVQPEVPKSFAPIRHYWKSGIPMDNNTTYRLSYWECPSAPVDPIPPRNWLVTGNGEISDETTYKNSYFEHLCVKPESPCIPCEKQWLGRGPIQDVTTQKHDYTWKSLPQIEPYKAENNLYCAPAPLLDDTTYKLSYYQSGCNLPTLSYAPIRKYVKPDIPMEDHTTYKLSYWPNKSMKEEPLWQRKEYSPPIEPVDGCTTYKLSYWPHSEKRRSPIILQPTENLLNAGCCTEDNTTYRLSYFGCGGDKRTPIRQPNNIQFSPCSLSYDTIHRMSFLGNWCVKQEPPIIPCDKQFLGRGPIQEVTTQKHDYTWKNIPLEPDARRADNLVPACTPIECCTTYRLSYLENDLKSLTPIHNYAPVRTCCLPDVPMEAETVMQLSYQPVECVDKVEKPWSERPPYQLPVTPMEDNTTYNKRFSTLLKLLVEPQSKIQMLYERSNEQKNNLV; encoded by the exons ATGCAGATCTGTACTATCAATCC GCCCGAGTGcaagcaacaacaacaacaacgacaATCCGTCATTGAggaaagaagtaaaattaag ATAAATCACGATGATTGCTGTaactgctgctgctgttgtaCAACTCCACAACGTACATGCTAT aaatatgtgCAACCAGAGGTACCAAAGTCCTTTGCCCCAATTCGT cATTATTGGAAATCAGGTATACCAATGGATaataacactacataccgaCTCTCCTATTGGGAGTGCCCGAGTGCTCCTGTGGATCCTATCCCGCCTCGAAATTGGTTAGTGACCGGAAATGGTGAAATATCAGACGAAACAACATATAAA AACAGTTATTTTGAACACTTATGTGTAAAACCTGAATCACCCTGTATACCTTGTGAGAAACAATGGCTCGGTAGAGGTCCTATACAGGATGTTACAACTCAAAAACATGACTATACATGGAAGTCTCTACCACAAATAGAACCTTATAAAGCagagaataatttatactgTGCACCTGCACCGTTACTCG ATGATACAACATATAAATTAAGCTACTATCAGTCTGGTTGTAATCTACCTACGCTATCTTACGCTCctataagaaaatatgttaaacCAGATATTCCAATGGAAGACCATACAACGTACAAACTTAGTTAttggccaaataaatctatgaAG GAAGAACCTCTATGgcagagaaaagaatattcgCCACCTATCGAACCGGTGGATGGGTGCACAACTTACAAATTAAGTTACTGGCCACATTCAGAAAAAAGACGTTCACCAATCATACTTCAGCCAACTGAGAATCTTCTAAATGCTGGTTGTTGCACCGAGGATAACACAACTTACCGTCTGAGTTACTTTGGCTGTGGAGGAGATAAGCGAACTCCTATTCGGCAACCTAACAATATTCAGTTTTCGCCTTGTTCTCTGTCTTATGATACCATTCATCGA ATGAGTTTCTTGGGCAACTGGTGTGTTAAGCAAGAACCACCGATCATACCTTgcgataaacaatttttaggTAGAGGGCCCATACAAGAGGTAACCACGCAAAAACATGATTATACATGGAAGAATATACCATTAGAACCAGATGCTCGTCGCGCAGATAACCTTGTTCCTGCGTGTACACCTATCGAAT GTTGTACTACTTACAGACTTTCTTATTTAGAGAACGATCTTAAATCGTTAACACCTATTCATAATTACGCGCCAGTACGTACATGCTGCTTACCAGATGTTCCAATGGAAGCAGAAACTGTCATGCAGCTGAGTTATCAGCCTGTGGAGTGTGTGGATAAAGTTGAAAAACCATGGAGTGAGAGACCTCCTTACCAACTTCCAGTCACTCCTATGgaagataatactacatacaaTAAAAGGTTCTCCACCTTACTTAAATTGCTTGTCGAACCGCAATCGAAGATCCAAATGCTTtacgaacgatcgaacgaacagaaaaataatttagtttaa
- the LOC122574709 gene encoding activin receptor type-1 isoform X1 yields MAMADFMFITYFILSLTLKLCPGEEEKFSLLENDFSVESEESQRSIDTMAFNGSLTGQQRFKCHICEGPDCLYSEICYNAVTCWKSRVRQPDGVESVSRGCTSTIDQMLLICNKQLPPRIIQSVTKKRHVSGPSRGVQYYVECCQTDFCNGGPFPILHDFNGDVVEEDYAVKLTLAILGPVVGFCIIAGIVLFYLLVCRTRKKRTLAARRNKLVIDSEMESSILHFSFSSPTSTTYHSHELKATAAGDSTLKEYLDGRSLTSGSGSGLPLLVQRTLAKQVALVECLGSGGNGGFGGEVWRGIWHGENVAVKIYFSRDEAAWARETEVYSQLLPSRHDNILGYVGSDMTSRASCTQLWLVTHYHPMGSLFDYLNRTPHSLTHHQTLSICLSIVNGLLYLHTEIHGTRGKPAMAHRNLKSKNVLVKTNGSCVIADFALAVTQERLATDRIDLKQGTKRYMSPEILEQTINVECLENFRRADIYSLGLILWEVCRRCISNGVALEYVAPYSEWLSNSQEPSIEEMRKLVCLDQHRPPLPNRWHSDPTLAGLGKLMKECWHGKPAARLPVLRVKKTLVKLAANDTRVHLSLD; encoded by the exons ATGGCAATGGCGGATTTTATGTTTatcacatattttatattatcgttGACACTGAAATTATGTCCAG gagaagaagagaagttttctttattagaaaatgatttttctgttGAAAGTGAAGAATCACAAAGATCTATAGATACTATGGCTTTTAATGGCAGTTTGACTGGGCAACAACGTTTTAAATGTCATATTTGCGAGGGACCAGATTGCTTATATTCTGAAATCTGCTATAATGCAGTTACT tGTTGGAAATCTAGAGTAAGACAACCAGATGGTGTAGAAAGTGTAAGTAGAGGATGTACTTCGACGATAGatcaaatgttattaatatgtaataagcAATTGCCACCACGTATCATTCAAAGTGTTACTAAAAAGAGGCATGTAAGTGGACCGTCACGAGGTGTACAATATTATGTTGAATGTTGCCAAACAGATTTTTGCAATGGCGGGCCATTTCCAATATTACATGACTTTAATGGAg ATGTTGTTGAAGAAGATTATGCAGTTAAATTAACATTGGCAATTTTGGGTCCTGTGGTTGGATTCTGTATTATTGCTGGAATAGTgctgttttatttattggtATGTAGGACTCGTAAAAAAAGGACATTGGCTGCAAGGCGTAATAAACTTGTTATAGATTCTGAAATGGAGTCATCTATCCtacatttctcattttcttctccAACATCCACCACGTATCATTCTCATGAACTAAAAGCAACTGCAGCTGGTGACAGTACGCTAAAG GAATACTTGGACGGAAGAAGCTTAACTAGTGGATCAGGATCTGGTTTACCATTATTGGTGCAAAGAACATTGGCTAAACAAGTGGCATTAGTGGAATGCCTTGGTAGCGGTGGTAATGGTGGATTTGGTGGAGAAGTTTGGAGAGGAATATGGCATGGTGAAAATGTtgctgtaaaaatatatttttcacgagaTGAAGCAGCTTGGGCTCGTGAAACAGAAGTTTATTCTCAATTGCTACCATCGAGACACGATAATATTCTCGGTTACGTCGGAAGTGATATGACAAGTAGAGCAAGCTGCACTCAACTTTGGCTAGTAACACATTATCACCCGATGGGCTCGcttttcgattatttaaatcgAACACCTCATTCTTTGACACATCATCAAACACTCAGTATTTGTTTGAGTATTGTGAATGGATTGCTTTATCTACATACAGAAATTCATGGAACTAGAGGGAAACCAGCCATGGCACACCGTAATCTCAAATCTAAAAATGTTCTTGTTAAAACTAATGGTAGTTGCGTAATTGCCGATTTTGCATTAGCTGTAACGCAAGAACGTTTGGCTACAGATAGAATCGATTTAAAACAAGGTACAAAACGATATATGAGCCCAGAGATTCTTGAGCAAac GATAAACGTTGAATGTTTGGAGAACTTTAGACGAGCTGATATATACAGTTTAGGATTGATACTGTGGGAAGTTTGCAGGAGGTGTATAAGTAACGGTGTTGCATTAGAATATGTAGCACCATATTCTGAGTGGCTTTCTAATAGTCAAGAACCTTCTATCGAAGAAATGCGAAAATTAGTATGTTTGGATCAACACAGACCACCTCTTCCCAACAGATGGCATTCCGATCCA acaTTGGCTGGTTTGgggaaattaatgaaagaatGCTGGCATGGAAAACCTGCAGCGCGACTACCTGTTCTTAGAGTAAAAAAAACACTTGTTAAACTGGCAGCTAATGACACACGTGTCCATTTGTCTCTTGATTAA
- the LOC122574571 gene encoding peptidyl-prolyl cis-trans isomerase-like 1 isoform X2 codes for MGEIVIELYWKHVPITCRNFAELTRRGYYNGTKFHRIIRDFMIQGGDPTGTGKGGVSIYGECFDDEIHDDLKHTGAGVVSMANSGPNTNGSQFFITLAPTQWLDGKHTIFGRIHSGMTIVKRIGLVETDKNDRPVDDIKIVKGSIRNA; via the exons ATGGGTGAAATAGTGATAGAACTCTATTGGAAACATGTACCAATTACTTGTAGAAATTTTGCTGAACTTACACGACGTGGTTATTATaatggaacaaaatttcaCAGAATTATTCGAGATTTTATGATACAAG gTGGTGATCCTACTGGAACTGGAAAAGGTGGTGTGTCTATTTATGGAGAATGTTTCGATGATGAAATACATGATGATTTAAAACATACCG GTGCTGGAGTTGTTTCCATGGCTAATTCAGGACCAAACACTAATGGATCACAGTTTTTTATCACATTAGCACCAACACAGTGGCTTGATGGAAAACATACAATTTTTG GAAGAATCCATTCTGGTATGACAATAGTGAAAAGGATTGGATTAGTGGAAACTGATAAGAATGACAGACCCGTTGAtgacataaaaattgttaaaggATCCATAAGGAATGCATAA
- the LOC122574711 gene encoding uncharacterized protein LOC122574711, with translation MSCKGASLQKLTKHDVIGFSNNSILNSMERFIQTVCEMEDTILIPSRLLDLTVGDSQDRLQLGDKRSSIINATLANTNLYHLYNVINQMKIEILWSQDCMDNFQETEDDFVVPPEKVKRVRTSSSTSMYSMQSIYTSSNSESDTFIENNFGAENENDVSATAQSFKKHLRGLHRNIQKMTLAAEYLILRYQNVIDHRT, from the exons ATGTCATGCAAGGG GGCAAGTCTTCAAAAATTAACCAAACATGATGTTATTGGATTTAgcaataattctattttgaaTAGCATGGAACGATTTATTCAAACAGTATGTGAGATGGAAGATACGATTTTAATTCCCAGTCGACTTCTAGATTTAACAGTAGGCGATTCACAGGATAGGCTTCAGTTAGGGGACAAACGTAGTTCTATTATCAACGCAACTTTGGCTAATACCAATTTATATCACCTTTATAACGTCAttaatcaaatgaaaatcgaGATCTTATGGTCACAGGATTGTATGgataattttcaagaaacagAGGATGATTTTGTTGTGCCACCAGAAAAAGTAAAACGCGTTAGGACTTCGAGTAGTACGTCCATGTATAGTATGCAAAGTATCTATACCTCCTCTAATTCAGAATCCGAcacttttattgaaaataattttggagCGGAAAATGAGAATGACGTTAGTGCCACTGCACAGTCTTTTAAGAAGCATTTACGTGGATTACATCGTAACATACAAAAGATGACATTGGCTGCTGAATATTTGATACTAAGATATCAAAATGTTATCGATCATCGAACATGA
- the LOC122574709 gene encoding activin receptor type-1 isoform X2, whose protein sequence is MAFNGSLTGQQRFKCHICEGPDCLYSEICYNAVTCWKSRVRQPDGVESVSRGCTSTIDQMLLICNKQLPPRIIQSVTKKRHVSGPSRGVQYYVECCQTDFCNGGPFPILHDFNGDVVEEDYAVKLTLAILGPVVGFCIIAGIVLFYLLVCRTRKKRTLAARRNKLVIDSEMESSILHFSFSSPTSTTYHSHELKATAAGDSTLKEYLDGRSLTSGSGSGLPLLVQRTLAKQVALVECLGSGGNGGFGGEVWRGIWHGENVAVKIYFSRDEAAWARETEVYSQLLPSRHDNILGYVGSDMTSRASCTQLWLVTHYHPMGSLFDYLNRTPHSLTHHQTLSICLSIVNGLLYLHTEIHGTRGKPAMAHRNLKSKNVLVKTNGSCVIADFALAVTQERLATDRIDLKQGTKRYMSPEILEQTINVECLENFRRADIYSLGLILWEVCRRCISNGVALEYVAPYSEWLSNSQEPSIEEMRKLVCLDQHRPPLPNRWHSDPTLAGLGKLMKECWHGKPAARLPVLRVKKTLVKLAANDTRVHLSLD, encoded by the exons ATGGCTTTTAATGGCAGTTTGACTGGGCAACAACGTTTTAAATGTCATATTTGCGAGGGACCAGATTGCTTATATTCTGAAATCTGCTATAATGCAGTTACT tGTTGGAAATCTAGAGTAAGACAACCAGATGGTGTAGAAAGTGTAAGTAGAGGATGTACTTCGACGATAGatcaaatgttattaatatgtaataagcAATTGCCACCACGTATCATTCAAAGTGTTACTAAAAAGAGGCATGTAAGTGGACCGTCACGAGGTGTACAATATTATGTTGAATGTTGCCAAACAGATTTTTGCAATGGCGGGCCATTTCCAATATTACATGACTTTAATGGAg ATGTTGTTGAAGAAGATTATGCAGTTAAATTAACATTGGCAATTTTGGGTCCTGTGGTTGGATTCTGTATTATTGCTGGAATAGTgctgttttatttattggtATGTAGGACTCGTAAAAAAAGGACATTGGCTGCAAGGCGTAATAAACTTGTTATAGATTCTGAAATGGAGTCATCTATCCtacatttctcattttcttctccAACATCCACCACGTATCATTCTCATGAACTAAAAGCAACTGCAGCTGGTGACAGTACGCTAAAG GAATACTTGGACGGAAGAAGCTTAACTAGTGGATCAGGATCTGGTTTACCATTATTGGTGCAAAGAACATTGGCTAAACAAGTGGCATTAGTGGAATGCCTTGGTAGCGGTGGTAATGGTGGATTTGGTGGAGAAGTTTGGAGAGGAATATGGCATGGTGAAAATGTtgctgtaaaaatatatttttcacgagaTGAAGCAGCTTGGGCTCGTGAAACAGAAGTTTATTCTCAATTGCTACCATCGAGACACGATAATATTCTCGGTTACGTCGGAAGTGATATGACAAGTAGAGCAAGCTGCACTCAACTTTGGCTAGTAACACATTATCACCCGATGGGCTCGcttttcgattatttaaatcgAACACCTCATTCTTTGACACATCATCAAACACTCAGTATTTGTTTGAGTATTGTGAATGGATTGCTTTATCTACATACAGAAATTCATGGAACTAGAGGGAAACCAGCCATGGCACACCGTAATCTCAAATCTAAAAATGTTCTTGTTAAAACTAATGGTAGTTGCGTAATTGCCGATTTTGCATTAGCTGTAACGCAAGAACGTTTGGCTACAGATAGAATCGATTTAAAACAAGGTACAAAACGATATATGAGCCCAGAGATTCTTGAGCAAac GATAAACGTTGAATGTTTGGAGAACTTTAGACGAGCTGATATATACAGTTTAGGATTGATACTGTGGGAAGTTTGCAGGAGGTGTATAAGTAACGGTGTTGCATTAGAATATGTAGCACCATATTCTGAGTGGCTTTCTAATAGTCAAGAACCTTCTATCGAAGAAATGCGAAAATTAGTATGTTTGGATCAACACAGACCACCTCTTCCCAACAGATGGCATTCCGATCCA acaTTGGCTGGTTTGgggaaattaatgaaagaatGCTGGCATGGAAAACCTGCAGCGCGACTACCTGTTCTTAGAGTAAAAAAAACACTTGTTAAACTGGCAGCTAATGACACACGTGTCCATTTGTCTCTTGATTAA